A region of the Mus musculus strain C57BL/6J chromosome X, GRCm38.p6 C57BL/6J genome:
CAAcgctgatgctgctgctgctgttgctgctgctctctccaagactccATCCACACTGGGCATCATAGAATCATGGGGGACATACCCAGAGCCCACACAGAATGCCAGACTGGCCCACGTACCTAACCGTACCACCATCTCTCACACGACCACACAGACTAGATGAAAAGAAGGAGTACCGAGGTTCACTGTGACAGTCATGCATGTCACCCTGCCACACAGACACCGAGTCCTACACAGAGAGGTTCTCACACCCTCATCCCAGACATCAAATGACACAtattcccacatgcaaataaaagtGGTAAGACACACTTCTCACAGATTCAGAAACATCCCACGGAGTTAGTTCCTCCCTCAACGTCTGCACCCACGCATCACTAGCACACTCCCTCTGTATCATAGACACTCACAGACACTCAAGCTGAGACCTTCAGGTGAAAATCTAATAAGCCTCAGAGCTGCAAAGGCAGAAAAGAGGCGAGCCTCTTCTAAATGACCCCTTCCACAAAGGCTTGGGGTCTGTAGGGGCTCAAGGCTCAGCAGAAAGCCGTGCGTTCACTATAACATCTTCCTCATGCCTCCCTGCCTAGGACTTCCTGGCCACAGCAGTGTTCGCTTTCATGTGGCTAGTTAGCTCATCCGCCTGGGCCAAAGGCCTGTCCGATGTGAAGATGGCCACTGACCCAGAGAACATTATCAAGGAGATGCCTATGTGCCGCCAGACAGGAAACACATGCAAGGAACTGAGGGACCCTGTGACTTCAGGACTCAACACCTCGGTGGTAAGCCCTGGGAAGCTGGCCGGGCTGGAAGAGAAAAGCTGGGAGACACAGTCTGGCATGGGAaacgggggagagagagagaatgggaggagagtcAGGAGGTTGGTCCATGAGGGCTCCCTGGAAGAGGCACACCAACAAAAGAAGGTTGAACAATTATAACCACTGGGATACCACATATCTGTTCCCAGTAGGAGAACATGAGGTCTTTCAGATTAGGCGGGGATAACTGGGCCCAGCCCAGTCATGCCAAAGCTGCTGAAATTCAGTATCCTTTTAGAATTGATTTCCTTACATGCAAAAGAACAAGATCTTGAAATGTTTTCTTACTTGGGCGCCCCCTAGCGGCTAAAAACAGTCTGACCATAGATCCTGTCACGTGGCAAGCTCTGTGACCTACAGCTAGTAACAAGCCTTTCAGGTATCATTTTGAACATGCAAACTGAAGGCTGATGATAGGTCCTGCTCCAAACATGAGTATCCACTGAATTCAcagcacgtacacacacacacacacacacacacacacaaacccaacaCAAAACTACATCCTATATCAATGTTACAGATGCTAAgatttgaagtcttttttttttcctgctacttGCTGATTGTGTAATCTTGGGTAATTTAGCCTGTCTGAACTCGGCTTTTAAATGGACataacaagggctggagaggtggctgaacAGCTAAGTAGTACACACTTGtagttccagcactggggaggcagaagcaatccgatctgagttcgaggccagcctgggctacaaagctatttccgggacagccagggctacaaaaagaaaccctgtctggggtggGAGCTAGGAAGGGACAGCACCTCCTGACcatgcagaggacccatgttcaattTGTAACATCCATAATTCTACTCCCAAGGGATTTATGGGCATGCAgtgatatacatgcatgcatgtgggcaAAATGCTTACAGTCATAAAGCAAAACCTTAAGATCattttaaacacaaaataaaatggagGTATTAGCccaagtgtggtggtacaggcctaTAGTTCTAGCAcgtgggagcctgaggcaggaagactgctaaGAGATTGAGGCCACTCTGGCTATATAGTGTGAGTTGTAGGACATCTGAGGCTacagaggccttgtctcaaaaatagaaaaataaactaaatatgctaaaaaaataaatagaacggGGATATCAACTGGAGGTAGTGGTATAGGTCTATAGTCTCTGCTACTCAGCAAGTACAGGCGGAAGATCAATCACATAAGCCcaggagttctgggccagcctgggcaacatttCAAGATTGtgtcaaaacaaacagaataaaatgtAGGTCTTACTTTCTGTCCAAacatggattgattgattgatttttattttttactttttttattattattattttttgtttttctgacacagaatttctctgtgtagcccaggctgttctggaacttgctctgtagatcaccACTAACCAGCTTAAACCTGGAACTTTAAGGAAACTTAAGGTGCTCAGAAGAGGGTGTAACATGTACTAAATGGCAtatagaattttgcttttaagtATTTCATATAAGCTccatatttatttgtaatttttaattgtttttaaaaaataacatatacTTAGCTGGgcacatggtagcacatgcctttaattccagcacttgggaggcagagactggtggatctctgagagtttgaggccagcctggtgtacaaaaagagttccaggtcaaccagggctgcagagtgagaccctgtctaaaaaaataaaagaaaagaaagaaaagaaaagcatataCTTAGAGCCAAGGATGTTAATATATGCCTGTAAACCTAGCACTTAAAAgactacttttaaaaatacttattatttttattttatgtgtatgaatgttttgcttataTGAGTCACTTGCAttcttggtgcctgtggaggtaaAGGAAGGGTGTCAGATATCCtgaaactagaattacaggtgtttgtgagccaccatgtaggtgctggtcATTAAACTTAGATTCTAACCTCTGTGCCATTACTCTATGCCCAGGGCTAATTTAAAGCCAGATTGGCCTAGGTAGTAAACTCCAGGTCATCCTTGGATAAAAGGCAAgaccgtctcaaaaacaaacaaaacaaataaaaatctatttaaaaagaaaagaaaaagacggGCTAGAGGGAtgactccatggttaagagcacttacccCTCTTCCTGAGGACAGGCGTTCAAGTCCTAGaaccctttaatcccatcacttggaaggcagaggccagcctggtctacacagtgaattccaggactgccaagctacatagtaaaacccgtGTCTCaaggtatatacacacacaccacttgagaagcagaagcatgtagatttctgtgaatttgaggctagcctcttctacataaggagttccaggacagccaggacctgGAACataaaaagaccctgtctcaaaagacaaccaaaaaaaatttatacatgtacatatgcatctaTGTGCTAAGTTGTATATACATAAGTTTATATATGCATCAATGAGTGATGtctgtttctttaaaatgtatatttatatattttataaatttaaatttatattttgtatatgtataaacatgtactcaaatatatttttaaaattagggtctttttggtttggttgggtggtttgttttgggtttttttgtttggttggttagttagttggttggttttggttttggttttgtttgagacaggatctacttatgtgaccctggctgtcctggaactcactactcagaccagactggcctcaaactcacagacctctgcttgcctctgcctcctgagtactaagaTGAAgactgcaccaccacacccagcccaaaAATGAGTTGTTTGAGGCTGACTTTCATGttgcacaggctagcctcaaactatgAATTTAAAGGTAGACTTGAATTTCTGGGtagtggaggcagagacaggcgacttctatgagttccaggccagcctggtctacagagtgaattccaggacagccagggctgcagagagaccctgtctcaaaaaaaaaaagctagcctTGAAGTGATCgcccctgcctccagcttcctaaGATTACAAGATGTGGGCCTTCAGACTTGTCCATGTAAACACTGATAGAAGTTGAACATCATGggaatctaacacacacacacacactcccaagtTTTTCTGTACACTGATAGTCATAGAGGCCCACGAATTTATGCCCTAAAAATGCCCATTCCTGTTCACTCAGCCTCAAAGACCCTGGGGCTGCCGAGGCAATGGGTAAGAGACAACAGCTTTGGTCATGTCTCCCTGCAGGTGTTTGGCTTCCTGAACCTGGTGCTCTGGGTTGGCAACCTATGGTTCGTGTTCAAGGAGACAGGCTGGGCCGCCCCATTCATGCGCGCACCTCCAGGCGCCCCAGAAAAGCAACCAGCTCCTGGCGATGCCTACGGCGATGCGGGCTATGGGCAGGGCCCCGGAGGCTATGGGCCCCAGGACTCCTACGGGCCTCAGGGTGGTTATCAACCCGATTACGGGCAGCCAGCCAGCGGCGGTGGCGGTGGCTACGGGCCTCAGGGCGACTATGGGCAGCAAGGCTACGGCCAACAGGGTGCGCCCACCTCCTTCTCCAATCAGATGTAATCTGGTGAGTGACAACTGGGCGGATGCGGTAGGCAGGGAGCATACAAGGAGTGAAGTTTGAAGGAACCAATAGATAggcagaaccaaaaaaaaaaaaaggtgaacttGGTAAAACTAGCCAATGAGAGGAACCGTGAGAAGGAAGGGGACGGAGCAGTGCTCAGAGTAACCAATGAAAGGAGTGTAGGGGCACTTGCGCAGTGGAGAATCACCAAAGTGGTGTAGGTTtccaggaagggaaggggaggagggtctTTGAAATCATTGGTAAACCAATAGGCGGTAACGCCAGTAGGTGGAAGAAGGTAAACACGTTGGGTTTTGAAGGGCGCTAGCGCTAAAGCAGGATGTAGGTCAGCTGCTACCTCTCCTTAACCCTTTAATGAAAGAGAGAGTTTGGAATTTCAaatgaggaaaaggggagggctGGAGGCCTTAGAAACACGAGTATGCCTTTTTGTTGGgcctttaaaaaatgaatgcCGCCGGACGGtggaggcgcacgcctttaatcccagcacttgggaggcagaagcaggcggagtttttgagttcgaggccagcctggtctacaaagtgagttccaggacagccagggctatacagagaaaccctgtcgcgaaaaaaaaaaaaaaaaaaaaaccctgcctgGTGTGATGGAGCAcatatataatcccagcacttgagaggtagaggcatgGGGATTGCAAGTTCTCGAGTCCTGCGTGGTCAGTATAGCCCAATCCTGTCTTAAACAGAGACGGTAACAGCATCTAGGTGGGAGCAGATGTGGTCCTGGGTGAGCCTTCTACAGCAACCcacatttaattgtttttaaactCCTTGGACAGGCTCTGAGACACACCTTTAAGCACAGCTCTGGGGGAATTAGAGACAGGCCTAGGTCTCTTGTTTTGCAAAGCAATTTCCAGGCTGCTTGgagaccctgtgtgtgtgtgggggggggggggggattccagTCCTGTTGGTTCCTATTTTCaaaatctctccagccttttcctttttttcacaATTATCTTCCTTAGAGTGCTTCCCAAGTGCCTGTCTTCTATCCTGTTTACAACCCCTTCTACCACCCACCCAGCAGCCTCAAGGATTCTGCTGGGCCACTGGCCTAGATTCAGAAGTCACTGTCCTTCCCTCACTGTCTGTTGTAGCATCTCACTTAAAAGCAAAAACGATGTTAGTGTGCGCCCAGGCCCACCAATGCAGCACTGCCCTATCTTCCCCACAGACAGAATGTGACCTTCGCCTCCTAGCATTGTTTCGGGCAAACTGGCCCGGGCCAGGTCTAGGTGCACTGCAGGgcctttgcttttgctttctacATACACACCTTTCCCTAGCCATTGCTTTGGTCACTCACTCAATGAGGTTttttgctggctggctggctgtcggGAGAGTTGCTTTGTTTTACAAGTACTGAGACTTGAATTCTTGCAcactaagcaagtgctctaacactgcctctttttacttcttttttgtttgttttgtttttccgagacagagtttctctgtgtagccctggctgtcctggaactcactctgtagaccaggctggcctcgaactcagaaatccagctgcctctgcctcccgagtgctgggattaaaggcgtgcgccaccactgcccagtctcTTTCTacttcttattttgagacagagtttactAAATTGCCCAGATCAATTTGGAACTCATCCTATAACCCAGGTGGGCTGTGAATTTGCAGTActcttgtctccatctcccatgTGGCTGGAACTCATAGGTTTGCACCCACCAGCACACCTGACTTAGTTGTTGAtagtatttttgagacaagatctcctgtagccaaggctggcctggagctccttaGGTCACTAAAGCTGATCTTGACTTCCCGACAGTGCCTCTACCTccctgttttgctttggtttgagtTAGGGTCCGATTATGGaaccaaagctggccttgaacttgttttcctcctgcttctgcctcctaaatttTGGCACGGGTATATACCACCAGCTACATATCAAAGGTTGTCTGTCTAAAACACCTCCGCTTGTTATCTCTCGCATCATACCCTATGTTTTTCCTTCTCACAATTTGTAATTTACTAATTTGTGGTTCATATATTACACTAGATTGGAGATCTAAGACTCATTCGTGCTACCCATATATCACttagagtacttttttttttttattcttttatttaatcgTAAGTTCAAATgtccatggagtccagaagaaagGTCAGCTTCCTTGGTGATAAATGTACAGATTGTTGTAACccacccagtgtgggttctgTGAGTGAAATgtgggtcctccagaagagcagcacaCATTCTTAACTCCTGAGTCATCTCTACAGGCTcacttagggattttttttctttttttttttttttttttttgattttttggtgacacggtctctctacatagccctggctgttcgggaactcactgtgtagatcaggccggcatcaaactcacagagatccaactccctctgcctcctgagtgctggtatcaaaggtgtgcaccatcatgcatGGCCTATTATCGTCTTATATTTGATAATCTACTAATATGTCATGTTCATTGTGAAACCTGTCTCCTTTCCTGATATGATGTAAACCTCACAGagatagggattttttttttctcaatgtgGATTTTCAACAGTGACTAGAACGGTACTGGTTAATGGGCTATTTTGGTTAAGAGAGGGGACCTTAACCGTTCCTTTGGTACCCTGTTTGAGCAGGGTTGGTAATATCTTCCTAGTGAGAGCAGCTAGGATGGCGCTGACTCCAGACCTGTTGGAGAAGAAAAAGCCTAGCGGCCCAATCCCTTCCTGAGGGTACTGCCCTCCTCTGGGAGCTCAGACTCTGCCCTCACCTGgaccccttctcttttctctctacaGGTCAGTGAAGCCCACGAAGACCCCACGGGTGGGCAAGAGCTCAAGAGAAGGCCTGCCCCCCTTCCCATCCCCATATCCTAGGTCTCCACCCCTCAACCCAGGAGACCCTGTCTTtgctgtttatatatatatatattatatataaatatctatttatctgtctgagCCCTACCTTCACCCACTCCTCCATGCACTAGGGGCCCAGTCCTGAATGGGCTCCTCCCTACCCCTGACCTTGCACTCCTCAGCCCCTATCGGTTCCCCAGCCCTGTCCCGTGATGTAAGGGGGCTCTAgaaaggggacaggaaggggGCCAGACCTTGGCTGCATGGAGTGGGTCGATGTGactttttcccccttccttctctccctctgcccctcctaACTCTAGCCTTGGTTCCTCCAGCATCGCCTGAACTTAAGAAGCTCTCAAATGGAAATTCAACCCCAAGAGTAGAGGGGTGGAGGTGGCTTGGATGAAATGGGTGGAGAGGAGATGGCCTCTGTAGAGAGAGGACCAGTCAGCCAAAAGTTGAATTCCACACATACTGGATGTGGAGCCTAAAAGGGAAGTGGTGTCCTACACCATTCTGGAATGGGGCTAAAAGGGACTGGGGAGAGGGGTACTAGGAGGGGTGTGGCTTAAACACATGGTGGGTTCCGGAGTGGGCAGGTTTGGGTTGGATCCAGCATCTCTAGAAGGGGTGTGTCTTGGAACATTCAGGAGTTTGAGCTTGATTCCAAAGAGCTTGAGCAAGGCTAGAAGTGGGATTCGGGAATGATCTAAGCTTGAGAGAAGGTTCTGGTCAGGATTGCAGACAGGCAGGTGAAGAGGACGAGGGATGTGTGGTGCTCTCAGAAGAGGAAGCCCATTCTGTAATGGGGCAGAAAAGAAAATACGGTTTCAGTTGAGTGGAGTTTGAGCAGTGGGTGTAGGAGGCCATGGTTGGGAGCTGTGAGGTGAGTTTTGCTAAAAGTAGGAAGGAGTACTCCTGATTCCACCCCACGCCCCAGAACGGACATAACCTGGGAAGAGCCAAGTATTGTGGTTTGGAGGGTGAGCGAAATGTCCCTTACTGACTCCCTCAGAAGAGGGCTAGATAATCAGAAGACAGAATCTACAGGTCTGTGGGGCTGGCCTACCTTCTCCACCCTTTCTCTGCCCTCTCCCTCCACACTCCCGTCTGTCCCGGAGCACTGGGAGGCTGGCTCTGGAGCCCCAATCCTGGACCCTCTGCTGTGTCTGTGACGTTGGTAGTGCCTGTGATCGTGTGTTGCCATTTTGTCTGACTGTGgcccctcccttttccctccagACCCCCTACTTTCCTGTGCCCTTCGGTATTGTTTGAAGACCCCCCTCCCCAAGGAAGAGCAAATATGAGAACCCCCCCCAATAAACTCCTCAACTATCTAGTCGTCCCGGCTCTTTTTCTCAGTGCGCGTccttttggggtggggggacatgcagaaggcagaggaggctGGAGGAAAGGGGACTTAGAGGAAGCTCAGTTCCTGTAGCATCCTGCTGAAGCCTTGCCTACAGAGTACTCTTGAGTTCCATTCTGCCTTACAACTGTTTACTGTTCCATTGCTGGCTTCCTGGCCCACAAGGAAGTCTTCTCAAATCCTCAAGGCCTCCCCAACTAGGAGACTCCACAAGACCTCACCTTACGCAAGCCTTTGTTTCTGAACCCTTCTGTGgtatcttccctcctttctcttgcctcagcctcagcaggaaAACCAGAGGCCTGCCAGGTGGGGAGAAGAGGTTGATTAACTGATGAAgaagtgcccccctcccccagcttctcgCTGGACCAGAGTCAGGAAGTGGCAAGGTTGTGTGTTGTAATAGGGTTGAGGTGGGCAGAAGGAGGAGTTCCTGGGCGCCCAAGATGAAAGGCCTGTCTGACCATTGCTGCCTCATCCTAATTAAAGACTCAAGTCAGGCGCCTGAGTTCTGAGTTGTAGCTGCAGATGCTTGACCCCCTTTCCTGGCTCCAAGGCCCAGAGATGCGGAGAGCAGGAGAGACCCAGCTCTAGAAATGAACTCAGGAAAGGAGATCTACCTGGAGACAGACAAATAGGGGAACAGGAAGGAAGGCTCTGAGACCTCCTTCTTTGGGCAGAGGTGCAGTGGGGGAACCTCGCCAGTGATTTCAGACTTTTCCACATAAACCAAGACCTAAATAAcgttaaaagtcccacagtctttacatattaaaagttcaatccctttaaaatatccaatatcttttaaaatccaaagtctttttacaattaaaagactcttaactgtgggctccactgaaaaacttccttcaagagggaaaattttCAGGGCACGGTCAAAAGCAAAAGCAcactccaaccgtccaatgtctgggatccattcacgatcttctgggctcctccaagggcttgggtcacttctccagctctgccctttgtagcacacaccttgtcttctaggctccagctgcctgtactccactgctgctgctgttcttggtggtcatctcatggtcctggtatctccaaaacactgcatgaccctttcagtcctggaccaccaattgcaactgaggctgcaccttcaccaatggccttccatggcctctcacagtgccgagcctcagctgctctgcatggccccttcatgccttcaaaaccagtaccacctgggtgactcttacacattaccaagtccagccacagcttcagctacaactttggctatctctggaacacagcctctttgtgctctccgaacacttcccagaagatttcacctcagtgatgctggtctcttcttaatcactgctaatttcttagctccagctaaccagcatcaatagtcccttTAATGCAGAGTTTTCgatttagtagttctggtatctt
Encoded here:
- the Syp gene encoding synaptophysin; protein product: MLLLADMDVVNQLVAGGQFRVVKEPLGFVKVLQWVFAIFAFATCGSYTGELRLSVECANKTESALNIEVEFEYPFRLHQVYFDAPSCVKGGTTKIFLVGDYSSSAEFFVTVAVFAFLYSMGALATYIFLQNKYRENNKGPMMDFLATAVFAFMWLVSSSAWAKGLSDVKMATDPENIIKEMPMCRQTGNTCKELRDPVTSGLNTSVVFGFLNLVLWVGNLWFVFKETGWAAPFMRAPPGAPEKQPAPGDAYGDAGYGQGPGGYGPQDSYGPQGGYQPDYGQPASGGGGGYGPQGDYGQQGYGQQGAPTSFSNQM